A single Nicotiana tabacum cultivar K326 chromosome 5, ASM71507v2, whole genome shotgun sequence DNA region contains:
- the LOC107821686 gene encoding protein BREVIS RADIX: MLTCITCKQKIDDDGGEEGPRGTPNTKDSVKSLTAQIKDIALKVSGKSSKSSTPTSSYRRGHRPYPDFETISEDVPYQPGSSSSPPGWDFTSTRHHRTPRADSRFAGGYSGGDDDKRESVYSQSGEVVLPDEEGPKEWIAQVEPGVQITFLSLPSGGNDLKRIRFSRDMFDKWQAQRWWGENFDRIMELYNVQRFHQQSIDTPGRSELGRDSNYTRLGSPRESKDWGPTNYRPSSSSQYNYGGTSSYAPGMEASRMTTDSRDASISMSNAGDMESEWIAEDEPGVYITIRQLADGTRELRRVRFSREKFGEVNAKQWWEQNRDRIQEQYL; this comes from the exons ATGTTGACGTGTATAACATGTAAGCAAAAAATAGATGATGATGGAGGAGAAGAAGGTCCACGTGGGACCCCCAATACTAAAGACTCGGTCAAAAGCTTGACGGCCCAG ATAAAGGATATTGCATTAAAGGTCTCTGGTAAAAGCAGCAAGTCCAGTACACCAACTAGCAGTTACAGGAGAGGTCACAGACCTTATCCTGATTTTGAAACAATTTCAGAGGACGTTCCATATCAACCAGGAAGTTCAAGTTCACCTCCAGGTTGGGATTTCACAAGTACCCGACATCATCGTACTCCTCGAGCTGATTCAAGATTTGCTGGAGGATATAGTGGTGGTGATGATGATAAAAGAGAATCTGTCTACTCACAGTCAGGTGAGGTGGTGCTGCCCGACGAGGAGGGGCCAAAAGAGTGGATTGCTCAGGTGGAGCCTGGTGTTCAGATCACATTTCTCTCTCTTCCTAGTGGTGGAAATGATCTCAAACGAATCCGCTTTAG TCGGGACATGTTCGATAAATGGCAAGCTCAAAGATGGTGGGGTGAGAATTTTGACAGAATTATGGAGCTCTACAATGTCCAGAGATTTCATCAGCAATCTATTGACACTCCCGGGCGGTCTGAGCTTGGA AGAGATTCAAACTATACAAGGCTTGGATCACCCAGGGAAAGCAAGGATTGGGGTCCAACAAATTATAGACCGTCGAGCAGTAGCCAATACAACTACGGTGGAACCAGTTCTTATGCCCCCGGTATGGAAGCGTCAAGGATGACAACCGACTCCAGAGACGCTTCAATTTCTATGAGTAATGCTGGTGATATGGAGTCAGAATGGATAGCAGAAGATGAGCCTGGTGTATACATAACCATCAGACAACTAGCTGATGGCACCAGAGAGCTACGGCGTGTAAGATTCAG CCGCGAAAAATTTGGGGAGGTGAACGCGAAGCAGTGGTGGGAACAGAACAGAGATAGAATACAGGAGCAATACCTTTAA
- the LOC107821684 gene encoding cyclin-dependent kinase F-4-like, with the protein MERYKIIKEVGNGTFGSVWRALNKQTGEVVAIKKMKKKYYSWEECINLREVKSLRKMIHPNIVKLKEVIRENDILYFVFEYMECNLYHLMKDRPKLFLESEVRNWCFQIFQGLAYMHQRGYFHRDLKPENLLVSKDTIKIADFGLAREINSQPPYTEYVSTRWYRAPEVLLQSPIYGPAVDMWAMGAIMAELLTLRPLFPGSSEADEIYKICSVIGSPSKSEWAHGHELANSINYQFPQIAGVNLSLLLPSASEDAVNLITLLCSWDPCKRPTAVEVLQHRFFQSCFYIPPSLRSKAAVARTPPSAGMKGAMEQKTNRWSSGTITNSKPRSNFSPVKSQFSAGVQRKLQLNYQDATKNDKSLKGSIKQPAKYRPPARNAPVVGSAVKTRAVSDAAEKLANMSIGSARAPIKHPLPQPMKAGGLHPLPQPMKAGGLHGPRDVFLGRSQDIMPGRSYSRKIAG; encoded by the exons ATGGAAAG GTACAAGATAATTAAGGAAGTTGGTAATGGTACATTTGGGAGTGTGTGGCGAGCTTTGAATAAACAGACTGGTGAAGTG GTTGCaattaaaaaaatgaagaagaagtattaTTCATGGGAAGAATGCATAAACTTGAGAGAAGTCAAG TCATTGAGGAAAATGATCCATCCAAATATCGTTAAGCTCAAAGAAGTGATTAGGGAGAATGACATTTTGTACTTTGTGTTCGAATACATG GAGTGCAACTTATATCACCTTATGAAGGACAGGCCTAAGCTTTTCTTAGAATCAGAAGTGAGAAACTGGTGCTTCCAAATATTTCAAGGTCTTGCATACATGCATCAACGAGGATATTTTCATCGCGACCTTAAGCCAG AGAACTTGTTGGTTTCAAAAGATACAATAAAAATTGCTGATTTCGGTCTTGCTCGGGAGATCAATTCTCAGCCCCCATATACGGAATATGTCTCAACTCGCTG GTATCGTGCCCCTGAAGTTCTTCTACAGTCACCTATCTATGGTCCCGCTGTCG ATATGTGGGCAATGGGTGCAATAATGGCTGAGCTATTAACTCTTCGTCCTCTATTCCCGGGTTCAAG TGAAGCAGATGAGATCTACAAAATATGCAGTGTTATAGGTAGTCCATCAAAGAGTGAATGGGCTCATGGGCACGAACTTGCAAATTCTATCAACTACCAGTTTCCGCAG ATCGCTGGTGTAAATCTTTCTTTGTTACTCCCATCTGCCAGTGAGGATGCAGTTAATCTAATCACT TTGCTTTGTTCGTGGGACCCTTGCAAGAGGCCAACAGCAGTTGAAGTTCTTCAGCACCGTTTCTTTCAG AGTTGCTTTTATATACCTCCATCACTACGTTCTAAGGCTGCTGTTGCTAGGACGCCTCCAtctg CTGGAATGAAGGGTGCCATGGAGCAGAAAACCAATAGGTGGTCATCTGGTACAATAACCAACTCAAAACCTCGTAGCAACTTCTCTCCTGTCAAGTCGCAATTTAGCGCAG GTGTCCAAAGGAAGTTGCAACTGAATTATCAG GATGCAACGAAGAACGATAAATCCCTAAAAGGCTCTATTAAGCAGCCAGCAAAGTATCGTCCTCCTGCAAGGAATGCTCCTG TTGTTGGTTCTGCAGTGAAGACTCGTGCAGTCTCTGATGCTGCTGAGAAGCTTGCCAACATGAGCATTGGCTCTGCTAGGGCGCCTATAAAGCATCCATTGCCTCAGCCTATGAAGGCCGGAGGGTTGCATCCATTGCCTCAACCTATGAAGGCAGGAGGGTTGCATGGGCCGCGTGACGTGTTCCTGGGACGATCTCAAGATATTATGCCTGGAAGAAGCTATTCGAGGAAAATCGCAGGATGA